A single Dreissena polymorpha isolate Duluth1 chromosome 14, UMN_Dpol_1.0, whole genome shotgun sequence DNA region contains:
- the LOC127857394 gene encoding serine-rich adhesin for platelets-like, with protein MSWGYYFRDLLCSNHCSDLTNGNHSNHLPSGSHCSHFPNRNECKKLPYGIFCSDIHYDYHSSQIPSGNHFRDFPDGFHCSNLSSGKHCRVLPSGKICRVLPSGNHCSDLPRGNYCSDLPSGKHCSDLPSGNHFRHLLSGNHCSNLSYGSHCRTSLAVTTSATSIAITTASTSIAVTNAATYLAISIAATSLSETTAATSLGNTAAIFLSVTTAANSLMVTTAATSIKVTPAAMSVEGTTAAISQTVNTAATSLTITTAVISLTTTSLMLTTKAFFLAVTTAATSLTVTTAATSLAVTTEVISLAVTYEATSLTVTNAATSLIVIIATIYTAKSTAATSLTLTFPAISLLCCHCSKRCNHLANCNH; from the coding sequence ATGTCTTGGGGTTACTACTTCAGGGACCTTCTTTGCAGTAACCACTGTAGCGACCTCACTAACGGGAACCACAGCAACCATCTCCCGAGCGGTAGCCACTGCAGCCATTTCCCAAACAGAAACGAATGCAAGAAGCTCCCTTACGGTATTTTTTGCAGCGACATCCATTATGATTACCACAGCAGCCAAATCCCTAGTGGTAACCACTTCAGAGACTTCCCTGACGGTTTCCACTGCAGCAATCTCTCTAGCGGTAAGCATTGCAGGGTCCTCCCTAGCGGTAAGATTTGCAGGGTCCTCCCTAGCGGTAACCACTGCAGCGACCTCCCTAGAGGTAACTACTGCAGCGACCTCCCTAGCGGTAAGCATTGCAGCGACCTCCCTAGCGGTAACCACTTCAGGCACTTACTTAGCGGTAACCACTGCAGCAACCTCTCTTACGGTAGCCACTGCAGAACCTCCCTAGCGGTAACAACTTCAGCAACCTCCATAGCGATTACCACTGCTTCAACCTCCATTGCCGTAACCAATGCAGCAACATACCTAGCGATATCCATTGCAGCGACTTCTCTCTCGGAAACCACTGCAGCAACGTCCCTTGGTAACACAGCAGCAATATTCTTATCGGTAACCACTGCAGCCAACTCCCTTATGGTAACCACGGCAGCGACATCAATTAAGGTTACCCCAGCAGCCATGTCCGTAGAAGGAACTACAGCAGCCATCTCCCAAACGGTAAACACTGCAGCCACTTCCCTTACGATAACCACTGCAGTCATCTCCCTTACAACGACATCCCTCATGTTAACCACAAAAGCCTTCTTCCTAGCAGTAACCACTGCAGCCACCTCGCTAACGGTAACCACTGCAGCGACCTCCCTAGCGGTTACCACAGAAGTCATCTCCTTAGCAGTAACATATGAAGCGACTTCCCTAACGGTAACCAATGCAGCGACATCCCTGATTGTAATTATAGCAACCATCTACACAGCGAAATCCACTGCAGCGACCTCCCTAACGCTAACCTTTCCAGCCATTTCCCTTTTGTGTTGCCACTGCAGTAAACGCTGCAACCATCTCGCTAATTGTAACCACTGA